A stretch of Lepisosteus oculatus isolate fLepOcu1 chromosome 11, fLepOcu1.hap2, whole genome shotgun sequence DNA encodes these proteins:
- the LOC102690601 gene encoding polycystin-2 isoform X2 — protein MYFHTKVMSRLFLESFISGGDITFRSLRTVDDIWKYLEGPLLENLYWNDRFPKKSLDENESFIYFENVLLGVPRIRQVKVTNTSCSVHGSFAFEMECYDAYLTLKEDTASFGPMNSTAWIYSPPSSVVDIHWGWVSTYSGGGFYLDLEKAKEKNADKIRTLRSNRWLTRGSRAVFIDFSVYNSNINLFCVVRLVAELPATGGVLTSWQFYSVKLLRYVSSVDYVLALCEVVFCLFIIAFGFQECVELYQKRCSYFIEFWNCLELILIVMSVVAISFNVYRTSEVHTLLESLQENPQKYPDFHFLAFWQTQYNNMIAVNVFICWVKVFKYINFNKTMNTLTSTLSHCAKDVIGFAVMFFIIFFAYAQLAYLLFGSQVENFSTFKNCVFTQFRIILGDINFNEIEHSNRILGPIYFTTFVFFVFFILLNMFLAIINDTYSEVKLDQSIQNAEFEVTDFIKKACGKALVKLNFRKKLQGRTTDCNHEAGEGITLNTVQIGTTNQVETEEHFTAFGTESNTDITREEREEEQIMGWDLERQKERVLNSTHLDKGEEFMSLYVPRQEYQQLAEHVSLLQKRIDALTFMNNRILVRLNSFEGINKLATEDNWDTDVEDCS, from the exons ATGTATTTCCATACTAAAGTGATGTCCAGGCTGTTTTTGGAAAGTTTCATCTCAGGAGGAGATATAACTTTCAGATCTCTTAGGACTGTGGACGATATTTGGAAG tatttGGAAGGACCTTTGCTGGAAAATCTTTACTGGAACGATAGATTCCCAAAGAAGAGCCTGGATGAAAATGAAAGCTTTATCTATTTCGAAAACGTATTGTTAGGTGTTCCAAGAATCAGACAAGTTAAAGTGACTAACACGTCCTGTTCTGTGCATGGgtcatttgcttttgaaatggaATGTTACGATGCATATTTAACACTTAAAGAAGATACTGCATCTTTTGGGCCAATGAATAGCACGGC CTGGATCTACTCTCCTCCAAGCTCTGTCGTGGACATCCACTGGGGTTGGGTGTCTACATACAGTGGAGGAGGATTTTACTTGGACCTTGAGAAAGCAAAGGAGAAGAATGCAGACAAGATCAGAACTCTCAGGAGCAACCGGTGGCTGACAAGAGGCAGCAGGGCTGTCTTTATAGACTTCTCTGTATACAACAGCAACATTAACCTCTTCTGTGTGGTCAG GTTAGTGGCAGAGCTTCCCGCCACTGGAGGTGTCTTAACGTCTTGGCAGTTTTACTCTGTTAAGCTCTTGCGCTATGTCTCCAGTGTGGATTACGTCCTTGCGTTATGCGAGGTAGTTTTCTGCCTTTTCATTATTGCTTTCGGATTCCAAGAATGTGTGGAACTTTATCAGAAGAGATGTTCTTACTTCATTGAATTTTGGAATTGCTTAGAATTGATATTAATTGTG ATGTCTGTTGTAGCAATCTCTTTCAATGTTTACCGTACTTCTGAGGTGCATACCTTGCTTGAGAGCCTACAGGAGAATCCACAGAAGTATCCTGATTTTCACTTTCTAGCTTTCTGGCAGACTCAATACAATAACATGATTGCTGTCAATGTGTTCATTTGCTGGGTAAAG gTATTCAAATATATAAACTTCAACAAGACAATGAATACACTGACCTCTACTTTGTCCCACTGCGCTAAAGATGTTATTGGATTTGCAGTTatgtttttcatcattttctttGCTTATGCTCAGCTAGCATATCTCCTCTTTGGTTCCCAAGTGGAGAATTTTTCaacttttaaaaactgtgt GTTTACCCAGTTTCGAATAATCCTTGGAGACATTAACTTCAATGAGATTGAGCACTCAAACCGGATTCTTGGGCCAATTTATTTTACCACTTTcgtgttttttgtattttttatacttttg AACATGTTTTTAGCCATTATCAATGACACATATTCTGAAGTAAAATTAGACCAGTCCATCCAGAATGCAGAGTTTGAAGTTACTGATTTTATAAAGAAG GCCTGTGGTAAAGCCCTTGTTAAACTGAACTTCAGGAAGAAGCTGCAGGGGAGGACCACTGACTGTAACCATGAAGCTGGAGAGGGAATCACCTTAAACACAGTCCAGATAGGTACAACAAA ccAAGTAGAAACTGAAGAACACTTCACAGCATTTGGTACAGAAAGCAATACAGATATTACAAGAGAGGAAAGAGAAGAAGAACAAATAATGGGATGGGACCTGGAGAGGCAGAAG GAAAGAGTACTGAACTCCACTCATCTTGACAAAGGAGAAGAGTTTATGTCTCTGTATGTTCCACGCCAGGAATATCAACA gctGGCTGAGCATGTCTCACTATTGCAGAAGAGAATCGATGCTTTGACTTTCATGAACAACAGGATCCTTGTAAGACTAAATTCTTTTGAAGGTATTAATAAGTTGGCAACTGAAGATAACTGGGATACA GATGTTGAAGATTGTTCTTGA
- the LOC102690601 gene encoding polycystin-2-like protein 2 isoform X1 produces MCADRHRVLCNPFHIKQKDESNTSTELTDEPDFRSRDLRIKTTLRELLIYAVFLINLCILTFGQVSTDMYFHTKVMSRLFLESFISGGDITFRSLRTVDDIWKYLEGPLLENLYWNDRFPKKSLDENESFIYFENVLLGVPRIRQVKVTNTSCSVHGSFAFEMECYDAYLTLKEDTASFGPMNSTAWIYSPPSSVVDIHWGWVSTYSGGGFYLDLEKAKEKNADKIRTLRSNRWLTRGSRAVFIDFSVYNSNINLFCVVRLVAELPATGGVLTSWQFYSVKLLRYVSSVDYVLALCEVVFCLFIIAFGFQECVELYQKRCSYFIEFWNCLELILIVMSVVAISFNVYRTSEVHTLLESLQENPQKYPDFHFLAFWQTQYNNMIAVNVFICWVKVFKYINFNKTMNTLTSTLSHCAKDVIGFAVMFFIIFFAYAQLAYLLFGSQVENFSTFKNCVFTQFRIILGDINFNEIEHSNRILGPIYFTTFVFFVFFILLNMFLAIINDTYSEVKLDQSIQNAEFEVTDFIKKACGKALVKLNFRKKLQGRTTDCNHEAGEGITLNTVQIGTTNQVETEEHFTAFGTESNTDITREEREEEQIMGWDLERQKERVLNSTHLDKGEEFMSLYVPRQEYQQLAEHVSLLQKRIDALTFMNNRILVRLNSFEGINKLATEDNWDTDVEDCS; encoded by the exons ATGTGCGCAGACAGACACCGTGTCTTGTGTAATCCTTTTCATATAAAACAAAAGGATGAAAGTAACACCAGCACCGAATTAACAGATG AACCTGATTTTCGAAGCAGAGACCTGCGTATCAAGACAACACTGAGGGAGTTGCTTATCTATGCAGTCTTTCTCATAAACCTCTGCATTT TAACATTTGGTCAGGTAAGCACAGATATGTATTTCCATACTAAAGTGATGTCCAGGCTGTTTTTGGAAAGTTTCATCTCAGGAGGAGATATAACTTTCAGATCTCTTAGGACTGTGGACGATATTTGGAAG tatttGGAAGGACCTTTGCTGGAAAATCTTTACTGGAACGATAGATTCCCAAAGAAGAGCCTGGATGAAAATGAAAGCTTTATCTATTTCGAAAACGTATTGTTAGGTGTTCCAAGAATCAGACAAGTTAAAGTGACTAACACGTCCTGTTCTGTGCATGGgtcatttgcttttgaaatggaATGTTACGATGCATATTTAACACTTAAAGAAGATACTGCATCTTTTGGGCCAATGAATAGCACGGC CTGGATCTACTCTCCTCCAAGCTCTGTCGTGGACATCCACTGGGGTTGGGTGTCTACATACAGTGGAGGAGGATTTTACTTGGACCTTGAGAAAGCAAAGGAGAAGAATGCAGACAAGATCAGAACTCTCAGGAGCAACCGGTGGCTGACAAGAGGCAGCAGGGCTGTCTTTATAGACTTCTCTGTATACAACAGCAACATTAACCTCTTCTGTGTGGTCAG GTTAGTGGCAGAGCTTCCCGCCACTGGAGGTGTCTTAACGTCTTGGCAGTTTTACTCTGTTAAGCTCTTGCGCTATGTCTCCAGTGTGGATTACGTCCTTGCGTTATGCGAGGTAGTTTTCTGCCTTTTCATTATTGCTTTCGGATTCCAAGAATGTGTGGAACTTTATCAGAAGAGATGTTCTTACTTCATTGAATTTTGGAATTGCTTAGAATTGATATTAATTGTG ATGTCTGTTGTAGCAATCTCTTTCAATGTTTACCGTACTTCTGAGGTGCATACCTTGCTTGAGAGCCTACAGGAGAATCCACAGAAGTATCCTGATTTTCACTTTCTAGCTTTCTGGCAGACTCAATACAATAACATGATTGCTGTCAATGTGTTCATTTGCTGGGTAAAG gTATTCAAATATATAAACTTCAACAAGACAATGAATACACTGACCTCTACTTTGTCCCACTGCGCTAAAGATGTTATTGGATTTGCAGTTatgtttttcatcattttctttGCTTATGCTCAGCTAGCATATCTCCTCTTTGGTTCCCAAGTGGAGAATTTTTCaacttttaaaaactgtgt GTTTACCCAGTTTCGAATAATCCTTGGAGACATTAACTTCAATGAGATTGAGCACTCAAACCGGATTCTTGGGCCAATTTATTTTACCACTTTcgtgttttttgtattttttatacttttg AACATGTTTTTAGCCATTATCAATGACACATATTCTGAAGTAAAATTAGACCAGTCCATCCAGAATGCAGAGTTTGAAGTTACTGATTTTATAAAGAAG GCCTGTGGTAAAGCCCTTGTTAAACTGAACTTCAGGAAGAAGCTGCAGGGGAGGACCACTGACTGTAACCATGAAGCTGGAGAGGGAATCACCTTAAACACAGTCCAGATAGGTACAACAAA ccAAGTAGAAACTGAAGAACACTTCACAGCATTTGGTACAGAAAGCAATACAGATATTACAAGAGAGGAAAGAGAAGAAGAACAAATAATGGGATGGGACCTGGAGAGGCAGAAG GAAAGAGTACTGAACTCCACTCATCTTGACAAAGGAGAAGAGTTTATGTCTCTGTATGTTCCACGCCAGGAATATCAACA gctGGCTGAGCATGTCTCACTATTGCAGAAGAGAATCGATGCTTTGACTTTCATGAACAACAGGATCCTTGTAAGACTAAATTCTTTTGAAGGTATTAATAAGTTGGCAACTGAAGATAACTGGGATACA GATGTTGAAGATTGTTCTTGA
- the LOC102690601 gene encoding polycystin-2 isoform X3, which translates to MCADRHRVLCNPFHIKQKDESNTSTELTDEPDFRSRDLRIKTTLRELLIYAVFLINLCILTFGQVSTDMYFHTKVMSRLFLESFISGGDITFRSLRTVDDIWKYLEGPLLENLYWNDRFPKKSLDENESFIYFENVLLGVPRIRQVKVTNTSCSVHGSFAFEMECYDAYLTLKEDTASFGPMNSTAWIYSPPSSVVDIHWGWVSTYSGGGFYLDLEKAKEKNADKIRTLRSNRWLTRGSRAVFIDFSVYNSNINLFCVVRLVAELPATGGVLTSWQFYSVKLLRYVSSVDYVLALCEVVFCLFIIAFGFQECVELYQKRCSYFIEFWNCLELILIVMSVVAISFNVYRTSEVHTLLESLQENPQKYPDFHFLAFWQTQYNNMIAVNVFICWVKVFKYINFNKTMNTLTSTLSHCAKDVIGFAVMFFIIFFAYAQLAYLLFGSQVENFSTFKNCVFTQFRIILGDINFNEIEHSNRILGPIYFTTFVFFVFFILLNMFLAIINDTYSEVKLDQSIQNAEFEVTDFIKKACGKALVKLNFRKKLQGRTTDCNHEAGEGITLNTVQIGKSTELHSS; encoded by the exons ATGTGCGCAGACAGACACCGTGTCTTGTGTAATCCTTTTCATATAAAACAAAAGGATGAAAGTAACACCAGCACCGAATTAACAGATG AACCTGATTTTCGAAGCAGAGACCTGCGTATCAAGACAACACTGAGGGAGTTGCTTATCTATGCAGTCTTTCTCATAAACCTCTGCATTT TAACATTTGGTCAGGTAAGCACAGATATGTATTTCCATACTAAAGTGATGTCCAGGCTGTTTTTGGAAAGTTTCATCTCAGGAGGAGATATAACTTTCAGATCTCTTAGGACTGTGGACGATATTTGGAAG tatttGGAAGGACCTTTGCTGGAAAATCTTTACTGGAACGATAGATTCCCAAAGAAGAGCCTGGATGAAAATGAAAGCTTTATCTATTTCGAAAACGTATTGTTAGGTGTTCCAAGAATCAGACAAGTTAAAGTGACTAACACGTCCTGTTCTGTGCATGGgtcatttgcttttgaaatggaATGTTACGATGCATATTTAACACTTAAAGAAGATACTGCATCTTTTGGGCCAATGAATAGCACGGC CTGGATCTACTCTCCTCCAAGCTCTGTCGTGGACATCCACTGGGGTTGGGTGTCTACATACAGTGGAGGAGGATTTTACTTGGACCTTGAGAAAGCAAAGGAGAAGAATGCAGACAAGATCAGAACTCTCAGGAGCAACCGGTGGCTGACAAGAGGCAGCAGGGCTGTCTTTATAGACTTCTCTGTATACAACAGCAACATTAACCTCTTCTGTGTGGTCAG GTTAGTGGCAGAGCTTCCCGCCACTGGAGGTGTCTTAACGTCTTGGCAGTTTTACTCTGTTAAGCTCTTGCGCTATGTCTCCAGTGTGGATTACGTCCTTGCGTTATGCGAGGTAGTTTTCTGCCTTTTCATTATTGCTTTCGGATTCCAAGAATGTGTGGAACTTTATCAGAAGAGATGTTCTTACTTCATTGAATTTTGGAATTGCTTAGAATTGATATTAATTGTG ATGTCTGTTGTAGCAATCTCTTTCAATGTTTACCGTACTTCTGAGGTGCATACCTTGCTTGAGAGCCTACAGGAGAATCCACAGAAGTATCCTGATTTTCACTTTCTAGCTTTCTGGCAGACTCAATACAATAACATGATTGCTGTCAATGTGTTCATTTGCTGGGTAAAG gTATTCAAATATATAAACTTCAACAAGACAATGAATACACTGACCTCTACTTTGTCCCACTGCGCTAAAGATGTTATTGGATTTGCAGTTatgtttttcatcattttctttGCTTATGCTCAGCTAGCATATCTCCTCTTTGGTTCCCAAGTGGAGAATTTTTCaacttttaaaaactgtgt GTTTACCCAGTTTCGAATAATCCTTGGAGACATTAACTTCAATGAGATTGAGCACTCAAACCGGATTCTTGGGCCAATTTATTTTACCACTTTcgtgttttttgtattttttatacttttg AACATGTTTTTAGCCATTATCAATGACACATATTCTGAAGTAAAATTAGACCAGTCCATCCAGAATGCAGAGTTTGAAGTTACTGATTTTATAAAGAAG GCCTGTGGTAAAGCCCTTGTTAAACTGAACTTCAGGAAGAAGCTGCAGGGGAGGACCACTGACTGTAACCATGAAGCTGGAGAGGGAATCACCTTAAACACAGTCCAGATAG GAAAGAGTACTGAACTCCACTCATCTTGA
- the LOC102690601 gene encoding polycystin-2 isoform X4 → MCADRHRVLCNPFHIKQKDESNTSTELTDEPDFRSRDLRIKTTLRELLIYAVFLINLCILTFGQVSTDMYFHTKVMSRLFLESFISGGDITFRSLRTVDDIWKYLEGPLLENLYWNDRFPKKSLDENESFIYFENVLLGVPRIRQVKVTNTSCSVHGSFAFEMECYDAYLTLKEDTASFGPMNSTAWIYSPPSSVVDIHWGWVSTYSGGGFYLDLEKAKEKNADKIRTLRSNRWLTRGSRAVFIDFSVYNSNINLFCVVRLVAELPATGGVLTSWQFYSVKLLRYVSSVDYVLALCEVVFCLFIIAFGFQECVELYQKRCSYFIEFWNCLELILIVMSVVAISFNVYRTSEVHTLLESLQENPQKYPDFHFLAFWQTQYNNMIAVNVFICWVKVFKYINFNKTMNTLTSTLSHCAKDVIGFAVMFFIIFFAYAQLAYLLFGSQVENFSTFKNCVFTQFRIILGDINFNEIEHSNRILGPIYFTTFVFFVFFILLNMFLAIINDTYSEVKLDQSIQNAEFEVTDFIKKACGKALVKLNFRKKLQGRTTDCNHEAGEGITLNTVQIGTTKKEY, encoded by the exons ATGTGCGCAGACAGACACCGTGTCTTGTGTAATCCTTTTCATATAAAACAAAAGGATGAAAGTAACACCAGCACCGAATTAACAGATG AACCTGATTTTCGAAGCAGAGACCTGCGTATCAAGACAACACTGAGGGAGTTGCTTATCTATGCAGTCTTTCTCATAAACCTCTGCATTT TAACATTTGGTCAGGTAAGCACAGATATGTATTTCCATACTAAAGTGATGTCCAGGCTGTTTTTGGAAAGTTTCATCTCAGGAGGAGATATAACTTTCAGATCTCTTAGGACTGTGGACGATATTTGGAAG tatttGGAAGGACCTTTGCTGGAAAATCTTTACTGGAACGATAGATTCCCAAAGAAGAGCCTGGATGAAAATGAAAGCTTTATCTATTTCGAAAACGTATTGTTAGGTGTTCCAAGAATCAGACAAGTTAAAGTGACTAACACGTCCTGTTCTGTGCATGGgtcatttgcttttgaaatggaATGTTACGATGCATATTTAACACTTAAAGAAGATACTGCATCTTTTGGGCCAATGAATAGCACGGC CTGGATCTACTCTCCTCCAAGCTCTGTCGTGGACATCCACTGGGGTTGGGTGTCTACATACAGTGGAGGAGGATTTTACTTGGACCTTGAGAAAGCAAAGGAGAAGAATGCAGACAAGATCAGAACTCTCAGGAGCAACCGGTGGCTGACAAGAGGCAGCAGGGCTGTCTTTATAGACTTCTCTGTATACAACAGCAACATTAACCTCTTCTGTGTGGTCAG GTTAGTGGCAGAGCTTCCCGCCACTGGAGGTGTCTTAACGTCTTGGCAGTTTTACTCTGTTAAGCTCTTGCGCTATGTCTCCAGTGTGGATTACGTCCTTGCGTTATGCGAGGTAGTTTTCTGCCTTTTCATTATTGCTTTCGGATTCCAAGAATGTGTGGAACTTTATCAGAAGAGATGTTCTTACTTCATTGAATTTTGGAATTGCTTAGAATTGATATTAATTGTG ATGTCTGTTGTAGCAATCTCTTTCAATGTTTACCGTACTTCTGAGGTGCATACCTTGCTTGAGAGCCTACAGGAGAATCCACAGAAGTATCCTGATTTTCACTTTCTAGCTTTCTGGCAGACTCAATACAATAACATGATTGCTGTCAATGTGTTCATTTGCTGGGTAAAG gTATTCAAATATATAAACTTCAACAAGACAATGAATACACTGACCTCTACTTTGTCCCACTGCGCTAAAGATGTTATTGGATTTGCAGTTatgtttttcatcattttctttGCTTATGCTCAGCTAGCATATCTCCTCTTTGGTTCCCAAGTGGAGAATTTTTCaacttttaaaaactgtgt GTTTACCCAGTTTCGAATAATCCTTGGAGACATTAACTTCAATGAGATTGAGCACTCAAACCGGATTCTTGGGCCAATTTATTTTACCACTTTcgtgttttttgtattttttatacttttg AACATGTTTTTAGCCATTATCAATGACACATATTCTGAAGTAAAATTAGACCAGTCCATCCAGAATGCAGAGTTTGAAGTTACTGATTTTATAAAGAAG GCCTGTGGTAAAGCCCTTGTTAAACTGAACTTCAGGAAGAAGCTGCAGGGGAGGACCACTGACTGTAACCATGAAGCTGGAGAGGGAATCACCTTAAACACAGTCCAGATAGGTACAACAAA GAAAGAGTACTGA
- the LOC102690601 gene encoding polycystin-2 isoform X5: MCADRHRVLCNPFHIKQKDESNTSTELTDEPDFRSRDLRIKTTLRELLIYAVFLINLCILTFGQVSTDMYFHTKVMSRLFLESFISGGDITFRSLRTVDDIWKYLEGPLLENLYWNDRFPKKSLDENESFIYFENVLLGVPRIRQVKVTNTSCSVHGSFAFEMECYDAYLTLKEDTASFGPMNSTAWIYSPPSSVVDIHWGWVSTYSGGGFYLDLEKAKEKNADKIRTLRSNRWLTRGSRAVFIDFSVYNSNINLFCVVRLVAELPATGGVLTSWQFYSVKLLRYVSSVDYVLALCEVVFCLFIIAFGFQECVELYQKRCSYFIEFWNCLELILIVMSVVAISFNVYRTSEVHTLLESLQENPQKYPDFHFLAFWQTQYNNMIAVNVFICWVKVFKYINFNKTMNTLTSTLSHCAKDVIGFAVMFFIIFFAYAQLAYLLFGSQVENFSTFKNCVFTQFRIILGDINFNEIEHSNRILGPIYFTTFVFFVFFILLNMFLAIINDTYSEVKLDQSIQNAEFEVTDFIKKACGKALVKLNFRKKLQGRTTDCNHEAGEGITLNTVQIAK; this comes from the exons ATGTGCGCAGACAGACACCGTGTCTTGTGTAATCCTTTTCATATAAAACAAAAGGATGAAAGTAACACCAGCACCGAATTAACAGATG AACCTGATTTTCGAAGCAGAGACCTGCGTATCAAGACAACACTGAGGGAGTTGCTTATCTATGCAGTCTTTCTCATAAACCTCTGCATTT TAACATTTGGTCAGGTAAGCACAGATATGTATTTCCATACTAAAGTGATGTCCAGGCTGTTTTTGGAAAGTTTCATCTCAGGAGGAGATATAACTTTCAGATCTCTTAGGACTGTGGACGATATTTGGAAG tatttGGAAGGACCTTTGCTGGAAAATCTTTACTGGAACGATAGATTCCCAAAGAAGAGCCTGGATGAAAATGAAAGCTTTATCTATTTCGAAAACGTATTGTTAGGTGTTCCAAGAATCAGACAAGTTAAAGTGACTAACACGTCCTGTTCTGTGCATGGgtcatttgcttttgaaatggaATGTTACGATGCATATTTAACACTTAAAGAAGATACTGCATCTTTTGGGCCAATGAATAGCACGGC CTGGATCTACTCTCCTCCAAGCTCTGTCGTGGACATCCACTGGGGTTGGGTGTCTACATACAGTGGAGGAGGATTTTACTTGGACCTTGAGAAAGCAAAGGAGAAGAATGCAGACAAGATCAGAACTCTCAGGAGCAACCGGTGGCTGACAAGAGGCAGCAGGGCTGTCTTTATAGACTTCTCTGTATACAACAGCAACATTAACCTCTTCTGTGTGGTCAG GTTAGTGGCAGAGCTTCCCGCCACTGGAGGTGTCTTAACGTCTTGGCAGTTTTACTCTGTTAAGCTCTTGCGCTATGTCTCCAGTGTGGATTACGTCCTTGCGTTATGCGAGGTAGTTTTCTGCCTTTTCATTATTGCTTTCGGATTCCAAGAATGTGTGGAACTTTATCAGAAGAGATGTTCTTACTTCATTGAATTTTGGAATTGCTTAGAATTGATATTAATTGTG ATGTCTGTTGTAGCAATCTCTTTCAATGTTTACCGTACTTCTGAGGTGCATACCTTGCTTGAGAGCCTACAGGAGAATCCACAGAAGTATCCTGATTTTCACTTTCTAGCTTTCTGGCAGACTCAATACAATAACATGATTGCTGTCAATGTGTTCATTTGCTGGGTAAAG gTATTCAAATATATAAACTTCAACAAGACAATGAATACACTGACCTCTACTTTGTCCCACTGCGCTAAAGATGTTATTGGATTTGCAGTTatgtttttcatcattttctttGCTTATGCTCAGCTAGCATATCTCCTCTTTGGTTCCCAAGTGGAGAATTTTTCaacttttaaaaactgtgt GTTTACCCAGTTTCGAATAATCCTTGGAGACATTAACTTCAATGAGATTGAGCACTCAAACCGGATTCTTGGGCCAATTTATTTTACCACTTTcgtgttttttgtattttttatacttttg AACATGTTTTTAGCCATTATCAATGACACATATTCTGAAGTAAAATTAGACCAGTCCATCCAGAATGCAGAGTTTGAAGTTACTGATTTTATAAAGAAG GCCTGTGGTAAAGCCCTTGTTAAACTGAACTTCAGGAAGAAGCTGCAGGGGAGGACCACTGACTGTAACCATGAAGCTGGAGAGGGAATCACCTTAAACACAGTCCAGATAG ccAAGTAG